From Marivirga harenae, one genomic window encodes:
- the pbpC gene encoding penicillin-binding protein 1C → MLKAWIKIKKWQWVLVVFFSVAIIYLLVPFRRPYFSVDYSTVVKSDRGSLLHVFLNENEQWFLPPDTSAIPQKLETAVLLYEDQDFYSHFGIDFGAVFRAINQNIKAARIVSGASTLTMQVVRLKHQNKRNFFYKTLEAIEAIKLNLHYSKEEILRMYLQHAPYGGNVIGYQTATHKFFGKQIKSLTWSEAATLAVLPNAPGLIYPSKINNKLIEKRNSLLKKLYEKECIDKLTYELSTLEAVPDDFIPFKSSAPHAASFLKTQYPNRKILHTTIDEKLQKRSNLIAQKYKELYEEDGITSLSFAISDSKTGEIKAYVGSPDFYDNANKGQVDGVLAHRSSGSVLKPFLYALGMDEGMIIPETFIRDLPTYFDGFSPNNANEDFQGVVTAKEALVKSLNIPAVRLLNGYGLFQFYSFLKEAGVSSLFRSADEYGLPLILGGAEVSVWDMVRLYRGLANEGKFSDNIILKEQVGKSQESAQLISAGSTYLTLDMLKDLKRPGSEYFWQKFDNSREFSWKTGTSYGHKDAWAVGLNPDYTIAVWVGNFDGESNKNLNGANSAGPILFDLLEALPSDSQNEWFEFNEVDFQKLEICAISGFRSSQNCKETELVNAPYNMKSMKSCDYHQTKYLNRQLDLQTCSACWDQLGAVPTKVLEYPADIAYYLRKKGTFVEAIPPHNPECTRYKAENSSRIIYPNMDAKLFLPVDFNGKLQKVICKVGHTTSVKKVYWYLNEVFLGETDRQHKMAVQFNSGWNELKIVDDLGGEDTQKVFAVVRD, encoded by the coding sequence ATGTTGAAAGCATGGATTAAAATTAAGAAATGGCAATGGGTATTGGTCGTATTCTTTTCTGTTGCCATTATTTATTTGTTAGTTCCTTTCAGAAGACCTTATTTTTCAGTTGACTATAGCACAGTTGTAAAATCAGATCGTGGTAGTCTTTTACATGTTTTCCTTAATGAGAATGAACAATGGTTTTTGCCTCCTGACACCTCTGCTATACCCCAAAAACTTGAAACAGCTGTACTTCTATATGAAGACCAGGATTTCTACTCACATTTTGGTATTGATTTCGGAGCAGTTTTTCGTGCAATCAATCAAAATATAAAAGCAGCTAGAATTGTGAGCGGGGCGAGCACTTTAACCATGCAAGTGGTTCGCTTAAAACATCAGAACAAAAGGAATTTCTTTTACAAAACTCTGGAAGCCATCGAGGCGATAAAGCTGAATTTACACTATTCTAAAGAGGAAATTCTCAGAATGTATTTGCAGCACGCCCCCTATGGTGGTAATGTAATTGGTTACCAGACGGCAACACACAAATTCTTCGGTAAACAAATTAAATCTCTCACTTGGAGTGAAGCTGCTACCTTGGCTGTACTTCCAAATGCACCTGGACTAATTTATCCTTCAAAAATCAATAATAAGTTAATAGAAAAGCGAAATTCTTTATTGAAAAAGCTTTATGAAAAGGAATGCATAGATAAGCTTACTTATGAATTAAGTACTTTGGAAGCTGTTCCTGATGATTTCATACCCTTTAAAAGTTCGGCCCCTCATGCGGCTTCGTTTTTAAAGACTCAGTATCCTAATCGAAAAATATTACACACTACAATAGACGAGAAGCTACAAAAGAGATCAAACCTTATTGCTCAGAAATATAAAGAGTTATATGAAGAGGATGGAATTACTAGCCTCTCCTTCGCAATTTCAGATTCGAAAACAGGTGAAATCAAAGCTTATGTAGGCTCCCCGGATTTTTATGATAATGCAAATAAAGGACAAGTGGACGGTGTGTTGGCGCATAGGTCAAGCGGCAGTGTTCTAAAACCTTTTCTATATGCCTTAGGCATGGATGAAGGAATGATTATCCCTGAAACTTTTATCAGAGATCTTCCGACTTATTTTGATGGCTTTTCACCTAATAATGCGAATGAAGATTTCCAAGGTGTGGTGACGGCCAAAGAGGCTTTGGTTAAATCCCTTAATATACCTGCTGTTCGTTTGCTTAATGGCTATGGTTTATTCCAGTTCTACAGTTTTCTTAAAGAAGCCGGAGTAAGTAGCTTATTTCGGTCCGCTGATGAATACGGTTTGCCATTAATACTTGGAGGAGCAGAAGTAAGTGTGTGGGATATGGTCAGACTCTATAGGGGGCTGGCCAATGAGGGCAAATTCTCAGATAATATTATTTTAAAAGAGCAAGTAGGGAAATCTCAGGAAAGTGCCCAGTTGATAAGCGCAGGCAGTACTTATTTGACTCTCGATATGCTAAAAGACTTAAAGCGACCAGGTAGTGAATATTTTTGGCAGAAATTTGATAATTCTAGAGAGTTCTCGTGGAAAACAGGAACTAGCTATGGACATAAAGATGCTTGGGCAGTTGGTTTAAATCCTGATTATACCATAGCTGTTTGGGTGGGAAATTTCGATGGAGAAAGTAATAAGAATTTAAACGGGGCGAATTCTGCTGGCCCTATTCTTTTTGATCTTTTGGAAGCACTTCCGTCCGACTCTCAAAATGAATGGTTTGAGTTCAATGAAGTGGACTTTCAAAAACTTGAGATTTGTGCTATTTCAGGATTTAGGTCATCGCAGAATTGCAAGGAAACGGAGCTTGTTAATGCACCTTACAATATGAAATCAATGAAAAGTTGTGACTACCATCAGACGAAATATTTAAATCGTCAATTGGATTTGCAGACTTGTTCAGCCTGTTGGGATCAATTAGGTGCAGTTCCAACTAAAGTATTGGAATATCCTGCAGATATTGCTTATTATCTAAGAAAAAAAGGGACTTTTGTTGAGGCAATACCTCCGCATAATCCTGAATGCACTAGATATAAAGCGGAAAATAGCAGTAGGATAATCTATCCCAATATGGATGCTAAATTATTTCTCCCCGTTGATTTTAATGGCAAATTGCAAAAGGTCATTTGTAAAGTGGGTCACACGACTTCCGTTAAAAAAGTCTATTGGTACCTTAATGAAGTTTTTCTGGGAGAAACTGATCGACAGCACAAAATGGCTGTTCAATTTAATTCGGGATGGAATGAGCTTAAAATAGTAGATGATTTAGGGGGAGAAGATACCCAGAAAGTTTTTGCTGTAGTGAGAGATTGA
- a CDS encoding DUF4168 domain-containing protein, protein MKMRVFATVILSVLATAVFAQQQMPMPQQEVSTDFSDQEIETFVEANLDVTKVQQAAEKEAMGIIKENDLELERFNEIVAIQQGQSDEEASPEEMKAFNAAAQEIMANNQETQSKMLSALEKHDISQEKYQQIMMAYQQDEDFRKKVDTVVQAKSKG, encoded by the coding sequence ATGAAAATGAGAGTTTTTGCAACCGTAATATTGTCTGTATTGGCTACGGCCGTTTTTGCACAGCAACAAATGCCAATGCCACAACAAGAAGTTTCAACAGACTTTAGTGATCAGGAGATTGAGACCTTTGTGGAAGCCAACTTGGATGTCACTAAAGTACAACAAGCAGCAGAGAAGGAGGCTATGGGAATCATCAAAGAAAATGATTTAGAATTAGAAAGATTTAACGAGATTGTAGCTATCCAGCAGGGGCAATCTGATGAAGAGGCAAGCCCTGAAGAAATGAAAGCCTTTAATGCTGCAGCTCAGGAAATTATGGCTAATAACCAAGAAACGCAGTCAAAAATGCTTTCAGCATTGGAAAAACATGATATTAGCCAAGAAAAATACCAACAAATCATGATGGCCTATCAACAAGATGAAGACTTTAGAAAGAAAGTTGATACGGTCGTTCAAGCTAAATCCAAAGGATAG
- a CDS encoding DUF4221 family protein, whose protein sequence is MIRFTKNQLAFLFTIFICILNSSCQNSYQKTENQKANFTLEIQNSLNFNLENHKTAYTRGVQVYPNHNPQYLLFFHSHRKYTSIYDLKSQDLLHEIHYDFKGPNAVPKSINYAHMHNFDSIFLFDPLPQQIYLVDSAGNNIDKYDISLGDMHFIFADGGHPAYFNEGTLYFPTSPSPMENATSSDYGMIEFDIDRKAFGTQYNLSEKYDEGFWDKHSYRQAIPIFNEVNKNIIMSFPNDEYIYVIDAQGNKTQHFAGSSEMNTLKPLANEVYNDDERTFRLQAKQGFYSGFKYDRWRKVYYRFVYNPTDKFADRSTLGKNASIIILNKDFEIVGESPINAKKYSFGITFINKEGLHLFNNNQYEKEDDSEFSFDLFKLKNATP, encoded by the coding sequence ATGATAAGATTCACTAAAAATCAGTTAGCATTCCTTTTCACGATTTTTATATGCATTCTAAATTCATCCTGCCAAAACTCTTATCAAAAAACAGAAAACCAAAAGGCCAATTTTACCTTAGAAATACAAAATTCCCTAAATTTCAATCTAGAAAACCATAAAACCGCCTACACAAGAGGAGTACAAGTATATCCAAATCACAATCCTCAATATTTGCTATTCTTCCATTCTCACAGAAAATATACTTCCATCTATGATTTGAAATCGCAGGATTTACTGCATGAAATCCATTATGATTTTAAAGGGCCAAATGCAGTTCCAAAAAGTATAAACTATGCCCATATGCACAATTTTGATTCTATTTTCCTGTTTGATCCATTACCCCAACAAATTTATCTTGTAGATTCTGCTGGAAATAATATAGATAAATATGACATTAGCCTTGGTGACATGCATTTTATATTTGCGGACGGAGGCCATCCAGCATACTTTAACGAGGGAACGCTGTACTTTCCAACTTCCCCTTCTCCTATGGAAAATGCTACCTCTTCAGATTATGGTATGATAGAATTTGATATTGATAGGAAAGCTTTTGGCACTCAATACAATTTATCTGAGAAATACGATGAAGGCTTTTGGGATAAACATAGTTATAGACAAGCAATTCCTATTTTTAACGAGGTAAATAAAAATATCATCATGAGCTTCCCAAATGATGAATATATTTATGTTATAGATGCTCAAGGTAATAAGACACAGCACTTTGCCGGCTCATCGGAAATGAACACCTTAAAACCCTTAGCCAATGAGGTTTATAATGATGATGAAAGAACTTTTAGATTGCAGGCAAAACAGGGCTTTTATTCAGGCTTTAAATATGACAGATGGAGAAAGGTCTATTATCGCTTTGTTTACAATCCCACTGATAAATTTGCCGATAGAAGCACATTAGGTAAAAACGCTTCCATTATTATTTTAAATAAAGACTTTGAAATAGTTGGGGAGAGCCCTATAAATGCTAAAAAGTATTCATTTGGCATCACCTTCATAAATAAGGAGGGACTCCATCTTTTCAATAATAATCAATACGAAAAAGAAGATGATAGCGAATTTTCTTTTGATCTGTTTAAACTTAAAAATGCAACACCATGA
- the dnaK gene encoding molecular chaperone DnaK: MGKIIGIDLGTTNSCVAVMEGNEPVVIPNSEGRRTTPSIVAFLDEGKGERKVGDPAKRQAITNPANTIASVKRFMGKKFSEISEEKKIASYKVESGNNDTVRVKVGDRNYTPQELSAMILQKMKSTAEDYLGQEVTEAVITVPAYFNDAERQATKEAGQIAGLEVKRIINEPTAAALAYGLDKRDKDQNIAVYDLGGGTFDISILELGDGVFEVKSTNGDVHLGGDDFDQVIINWLANEFKEEQGIDLKQDPMALQRLKEAAEKAKIELSSSTETEVNLPYIMPVDGVPKHLVRKLSRSKFEQLADDLVKRSMAPVKKALEDAGLSNSEIDEVILVGGSTRIPRIQEEVEKFFGKKPSKGVNPDEVVAIGAAIQGGVLTGEVKDVLLLDVTPLSLGIETMGGVMTKLIESNTTIPSKKSETFSTASDNQPSVEIHVLQGERSMAKDNRSIGRFHLDGIPPAPRGVPQVEVTFDIDANGILNVSAKDKGTGKEQKIRIEASSGLSEEEIEKMRKEAEANAETDKKEKEKIDKINQADSLIFQTEKQMKEFGDKLSEGNKTAINDALTKLKEAHSSQDVEAIDSTMEALNTAWQAASQEIYQAQQAAGGAEGQPGGDAGQQAEGESGDSVDDVEYEEVNDDDNKDSK; the protein is encoded by the coding sequence ATGGGAAAAATTATTGGAATTGACTTAGGTACTACCAACTCCTGTGTGGCGGTAATGGAGGGTAATGAGCCCGTTGTCATCCCCAACAGTGAGGGTAGAAGAACTACACCTTCAATTGTAGCATTTTTGGATGAAGGGAAAGGCGAACGAAAAGTAGGTGATCCTGCAAAACGTCAAGCTATTACAAACCCTGCCAACACAATAGCATCAGTGAAAAGATTTATGGGTAAGAAGTTTTCTGAAATTTCAGAAGAGAAAAAAATTGCTTCTTACAAAGTTGAATCTGGAAATAATGATACAGTTAGAGTAAAAGTAGGAGACAGAAATTATACACCTCAAGAATTGTCTGCAATGATCCTTCAGAAAATGAAGTCCACTGCAGAAGATTACTTAGGACAAGAAGTGACAGAAGCTGTAATTACAGTGCCTGCTTACTTTAACGATGCAGAGCGTCAGGCTACGAAAGAAGCTGGACAAATTGCAGGATTGGAAGTAAAAAGAATTATTAACGAGCCAACTGCTGCGGCTTTGGCTTACGGATTAGACAAAAGAGATAAAGATCAAAACATAGCCGTTTACGATCTAGGTGGTGGTACTTTTGATATCTCTATATTAGAATTAGGTGATGGCGTTTTCGAAGTAAAATCAACTAATGGTGATGTACACTTAGGTGGTGATGACTTCGATCAGGTAATTATCAACTGGTTAGCAAACGAATTTAAGGAAGAGCAAGGTATCGATTTAAAGCAAGACCCAATGGCCTTGCAAAGATTGAAAGAAGCTGCCGAGAAAGCTAAAATTGAGTTATCAAGTTCTACTGAAACAGAGGTGAATTTGCCTTATATCATGCCAGTAGATGGCGTGCCAAAGCACTTGGTAAGAAAATTAAGCCGTTCAAAATTCGAGCAATTGGCTGACGACTTAGTGAAAAGATCAATGGCTCCTGTTAAGAAAGCTTTAGAAGATGCAGGTTTATCAAATTCTGAGATTGATGAAGTAATCTTGGTTGGAGGTTCAACCCGTATTCCAAGAATTCAGGAAGAAGTTGAAAAATTCTTTGGCAAAAAGCCTTCTAAAGGAGTAAACCCTGATGAGGTTGTAGCAATTGGTGCTGCGATTCAAGGTGGAGTATTAACTGGTGAGGTTAAAGACGTATTATTATTAGATGTAACTCCATTGTCATTAGGTATTGAAACCATGGGTGGAGTAATGACAAAGTTGATCGAATCAAATACAACGATTCCTTCTAAGAAGTCAGAAACTTTTAGTACTGCTTCTGATAATCAGCCTTCAGTGGAAATCCATGTATTGCAGGGTGAAAGATCAATGGCAAAAGATAACCGTTCAATCGGTAGATTCCACTTAGATGGAATTCCGCCAGCACCAAGAGGTGTACCTCAAGTTGAAGTAACATTCGACATTGATGCTAACGGTATCTTGAATGTATCTGCTAAAGATAAAGGAACAGGAAAAGAACAGAAAATCAGAATCGAGGCTTCTTCAGGATTGTCCGAAGAGGAAATCGAGAAAATGAGAAAAGAGGCGGAAGCAAATGCTGAAACCGATAAAAAAGAGAAAGAGAAGATTGACAAAATCAATCAAGCTGACTCTTTAATATTCCAGACTGAGAAGCAAATGAAAGAATTTGGAGACAAGCTTTCTGAAGGCAACAAAACGGCCATCAACGATGCTTTAACCAAATTGAAAGAGGCACACAGCAGTCAAGATGTTGAAGCGATTGACAGCACAATGGAAGCATTGAACACTGCATGGCAAGCGGCTTCGCAGGAGATTTACCAAGCGCAACAAGCAGCCGGTGGTGCTGAAGGACAGCCAGGCGGAGACGCTGGGCAACAAGCAGAAGGCGAAAGTGGCGATAGCGTAGATGACGTGGAATATGAAGAAGTAAATGATGATGATAATAAAGATTCTAAGTAA
- a CDS encoding TrmH family RNA methyltransferase, whose protein sequence is MIQKEHERIQNDRHQLQIVVMAENIRTPENAGMIMRLSEAFGIEKIYFVGKHAIDLTTKVKRASRNTYKTIEYEFVNDGKSEISLYKNAGYQPIAIEITEKSRPIYNLAVGPFNKILLVVGSERQGITEGLLNLCQYHYHIPMFGQNSSINVVNALAIGLFKVTEN, encoded by the coding sequence ATGATTCAAAAAGAACATGAACGAATTCAAAACGATAGACATCAATTACAAATCGTAGTTATGGCTGAAAATATCCGAACTCCTGAAAATGCAGGGATGATTATGAGATTGTCCGAGGCTTTTGGGATTGAAAAGATATATTTTGTCGGTAAACATGCCATTGATTTGACAACTAAAGTCAAAAGAGCTTCTAGAAATACTTACAAAACCATAGAATATGAATTTGTAAATGACGGAAAAAGTGAAATTAGTTTATATAAAAATGCAGGATACCAACCGATTGCAATTGAGATTACGGAAAAGAGCAGGCCCATTTATAATCTCGCAGTTGGTCCTTTCAATAAAATATTGTTGGTTGTAGGCTCCGAAAGGCAAGGTATAACTGAGGGACTATTAAATCTCTGTCAATATCATTATCATATCCCGATGTTTGGGCAAAACTCTTCAATTAATGTGGTGAATGCCTTGGCAATTGGCTTGTTCAAAGTAACAGAGAATTAG
- a CDS encoding AAA family ATPase, with the protein MEKFENEVEAANALHEKFENLKKEISKVIVGQDDVIKLVISSFFCHAHSLLVGVPGLAKTLLINTVASAMNLKFNRIQFTPDLMPSDIIGAETLDKDRNFKFIKGPIFNNIILADEINRTPPKTQAALLESMQEKNVTVAGETYALPDPFFVLATQNPIEQEGTYPLPEAQLDRFMFNITLDYPSYEDELDIVRNTGQELEGVNAVMTSEEILYFQKLVDKVPVTDNVIEFAVQLVHSSRPNTNKAFNITNEYLEWGAGPRASQFLIKGAKCNALLNGKYSPDIEDVKAVAVPVLRHRLVKNFKADAEGMSIEKIIEELIKKVEAN; encoded by the coding sequence ATGGAGAAATTTGAAAATGAAGTAGAAGCGGCAAATGCTTTACATGAAAAATTCGAAAATTTAAAAAAGGAAATTTCAAAAGTAATTGTTGGGCAAGATGATGTTATAAAATTAGTTATTAGTTCATTTTTCTGTCACGCTCATAGTCTTTTAGTAGGCGTTCCAGGATTGGCCAAAACTTTATTAATCAATACGGTAGCTTCTGCTATGAATTTGAAATTCAATAGGATTCAGTTTACTCCTGATTTAATGCCATCTGATATTATAGGAGCTGAAACTTTAGATAAGGATCGAAACTTTAAGTTTATTAAAGGCCCGATTTTCAATAATATAATTTTGGCAGATGAAATCAATAGAACACCTCCTAAAACACAAGCGGCACTATTGGAATCGATGCAAGAAAAAAATGTGACCGTTGCAGGTGAAACCTATGCGTTGCCAGATCCATTTTTCGTACTTGCAACACAAAATCCAATAGAGCAAGAAGGAACCTACCCTCTTCCTGAAGCTCAACTAGACCGTTTTATGTTTAATATCACTTTGGACTATCCTTCTTATGAAGATGAATTGGATATTGTAAGAAATACTGGACAAGAGCTTGAAGGGGTCAATGCAGTGATGACCTCAGAGGAGATCCTTTATTTTCAAAAATTAGTGGATAAAGTACCTGTTACTGATAATGTTATAGAATTTGCAGTTCAATTAGTTCATAGTTCAAGACCTAATACCAACAAAGCATTTAATATCACTAACGAATATTTGGAATGGGGAGCAGGACCTCGTGCATCTCAATTCTTGATTAAGGGAGCAAAATGCAATGCCTTGCTCAACGGAAAATACTCTCCAGATATTGAAGACGTGAAAGCAGTTGCAGTACCAGTTCTACGTCATCGTTTGGTAAAAAACTTTAAAGCAGATGCTGAGGGCATGAGCATTGAAAAGATTATTGAAGAGCTAATCAAGAAAGTAGAGGCAAATTAA
- a CDS encoding peptidylprolyl isomerase produces the protein MKFTISKNKSIALLLAFLVLPLLSKSQSEGEVVDKIIAKVDNYIILESDLSLAYKDFLSRGGMTRSPEARCEVLENLVINKLMLAKAEIDSVTVSEAQVDAQVQNRMKMMVQQIGSEEKIEEYYGKTLEEFQVEIRGDVREQMIIGEMQRTITSDIEVTPRQVKTFFDNIPRDSLPFYSTQVQVGQIVKKPTMSKEAKDNIRARLNGLRDRILEGENFDDIARLYSQEPGAKQSGGNIGFFERGQLAPEYEATALRLKPGEISKPVETDFGFHIIELLARRGNEFNTRHILILPKFTKNDMDRTINFLDSIRTLIIKDSITFEAAAAEHSDDMNTSSNGGYFMEGEAGGTKISVDELDPNVFFTIDTMEVGSITKPIEFRQQDRSEAVRILYYKDRIRPHRADIRIDYQKIKQAALNKKRSEKLAKWFEESKSDVFIVLDDHYKDCQILN, from the coding sequence ATGAAATTTACAATCAGTAAAAATAAATCCATAGCACTTTTATTGGCATTTTTAGTTTTGCCATTATTATCTAAATCTCAATCCGAGGGAGAAGTGGTAGATAAAATTATAGCTAAAGTTGATAATTATATTATCCTAGAATCGGATTTATCCCTTGCCTATAAAGACTTCTTATCAAGGGGTGGCATGACTAGAAGCCCAGAAGCCAGGTGTGAGGTTTTGGAAAACCTTGTCATTAATAAATTAATGTTAGCCAAAGCTGAAATAGATTCTGTTACCGTATCAGAGGCACAAGTAGATGCACAAGTTCAAAACCGAATGAAAATGATGGTGCAGCAAATAGGTTCTGAAGAAAAGATAGAAGAGTATTATGGCAAAACACTAGAAGAATTTCAGGTGGAGATCAGAGGCGATGTAAGAGAGCAAATGATAATTGGCGAAATGCAACGTACTATTACTTCCGACATTGAAGTAACCCCAAGACAGGTGAAAACCTTCTTTGACAATATCCCAAGAGATAGCCTCCCTTTTTATTCAACACAAGTGCAAGTTGGACAGATAGTAAAAAAGCCTACCATGAGCAAAGAAGCTAAAGACAATATTAGAGCTAGGCTGAATGGATTGCGTGATAGGATTCTTGAAGGGGAGAATTTTGATGATATTGCAAGACTATACTCACAGGAACCAGGCGCAAAACAATCTGGTGGTAACATTGGTTTTTTTGAACGAGGGCAATTAGCACCTGAGTATGAAGCTACTGCCTTAAGGCTAAAGCCAGGGGAAATTTCAAAACCAGTTGAAACAGATTTTGGATTTCATATTATTGAGTTATTAGCAAGAAGGGGAAATGAGTTTAATACTCGTCATATTCTGATCTTACCAAAATTCACTAAGAATGATATGGACAGAACAATAAATTTCTTAGATAGTATTAGGACATTAATAATCAAAGATAGCATTACATTTGAAGCAGCTGCAGCTGAACATTCCGATGACATGAATACCTCTTCAAATGGAGGATATTTTATGGAAGGTGAAGCGGGAGGTACCAAAATTTCTGTAGATGAATTGGATCCTAATGTGTTCTTCACTATTGATACAATGGAGGTCGGAAGCATTACAAAACCAATTGAGTTCAGGCAGCAAGACCGGTCTGAAGCAGTAAGAATACTATACTATAAAGATAGAATAAGACCTCATAGAGCTGATATTAGAATTGATTATCAAAAAATTAAACAAGCTGCATTAAATAAAAAAAGAAGTGAAAAATTGGCAAAGTGGTTTGAGGAATCAAAAAGTGATGTATTCATTGTTTTGGACGATCATTACAAAGACTGCCAAATTCTTAACTAA
- a CDS encoding peptidylprolyl isomerase: MKNNLSIILSLGFTLCFMGCDYINLKNFESEEEGKEEIQVPVAKVGNSTLYQKDLNGIVGNEISPKDSANLVNRYVNSWIKKQLLISEAAEKINFDQASIERKVLDYRYALMVHEYKKYYVGNNLDTLVSQEEIETYYNDNKDNFELKQNIIRGYFITVTKDAPKINQLKMLINSDKSEDFKELKSYCFRFAETYFLEDSVWINFDEAIRNTPFVSVTNKVDFLKSNRFVEDSNDENLYFLRIKEYKISDQISPLEFVRNDIKQIILNKRKVALANQLEEEVFEKAKSSNKYEIYNQ; this comes from the coding sequence TTGAAAAATAATTTATCAATCATACTGTCACTTGGCTTCACTCTTTGCTTCATGGGTTGTGATTACATCAACCTAAAAAATTTCGAATCAGAAGAGGAAGGCAAAGAGGAAATCCAAGTTCCAGTGGCAAAAGTTGGGAACTCTACTCTTTATCAAAAAGATTTAAACGGAATCGTTGGAAATGAAATCAGCCCAAAAGACAGCGCCAATTTGGTGAACAGATATGTCAATTCATGGATTAAAAAGCAATTGCTCATATCAGAAGCTGCCGAAAAAATTAATTTCGATCAAGCTTCCATCGAGAGGAAAGTTTTAGATTACCGCTATGCGCTGATGGTTCATGAGTATAAAAAATATTATGTGGGAAATAATCTGGACACCCTTGTTAGCCAAGAGGAAATAGAGACGTATTACAATGATAATAAAGATAATTTTGAGCTAAAACAAAATATTATAAGAGGCTATTTTATAACGGTCACCAAAGACGCTCCTAAAATAAACCAACTCAAAATGTTAATTAATTCCGATAAGTCTGAAGACTTCAAGGAATTAAAATCATACTGTTTTAGATTTGCCGAAACCTACTTTTTAGAAGACTCCGTTTGGATAAATTTTGATGAGGCAATCAGAAACACTCCATTTGTAAGTGTAACCAATAAAGTTGACTTTTTGAAATCCAATAGATTTGTAGAAGATTCAAATGATGAGAATTTATACTTTTTACGAATAAAAGAATACAAAATATCCGATCAGATTTCACCATTGGAATTTGTACGAAATGATATTAAGCAAATTATTTTAAATAAAAGAAAGGTGGCTTTGGCCAACCAATTAGAAGAGGAAGTTTTTGAAAAAGCGAAGAGTTCAAACAAATATGAAATTTACAATCAGTAA